ATCACGACCACCACCAGGAAGGCGACGGTTGCTGCGATCCGCGCCCGGCGGCGCCGGCGGCGCTCCTTACGCCGGCGACGTGCGAGTCGCCGGCTGTGTGGCCGGACTTCTTCTTCCGAGCTGAAGCCGAGGTCGAGGTTGTTCATCCATCTCCAGGCACGATCTGGCCGGGCGGCTCCCCGACTCGCCGCTCAGCGTCGAGTGCACTCTGCAAGATGACGACTGCCGCCATCCGGTCAACAACCTTACGACGAGAACGCCCGTCGACCCCAGCGGCACGCAACCCGTGCTCGGCGGTCACGGTACTCAACCGTTCGTCTACGAGGCGCACAGGCACGGGCGCGATCTGGCGTGCCAACGCGTTCGCGTACTCCCTCGCGGCCGCCGCGGCCGGCCCTTCCCTGCCGGACAGCGACAGCGGGAGGCCGACCACCACCTCGATCGCCGCGCGCTCGTCCACCAGCCGGGCCAGCGCCTGCTCGTCGCCGCGGCCGCGGTCCAGCGTCGCCACCGGGCTCGCCAACACGCCCGCAGGGTCGCAGCTCGCCACACCGACCCGCACCGAGCCGACGTCGACGCCGAGCCGGGCGCCGCGCCGCAACGTCGTCGCGCCGCTCACTGGCCGCCGGCTCGCTCTCGCACCAGCGCTGCCACTGCCTGCAGCGCGTCGGTCACGGCCTCCGGCCGGCTGCCGCCGCCCTGCGCGATGTCGTCCTTGCCGCCACCGCCGCCGCCGAGCGCGTTCGCGCCGACACCGACCAGCTCGCCGGCGCGCAGCCCACGCTCCCGGCCGGCATCGGTGACCGCGACGACCAGCACCGGGCGTTCCTCGTTGACCGCCGCCACCGCGGCGACCGCCGGACGACTGCCGAACCGCCGGCGCAGGTCCGTCACCAACTTGCGCAGGTCGTCACCGGTGGTGCCGTCGGGCGCACGATGCGTCACGAGTGCCACGCCCGCCACGTCCGCCGCGGAGTCCGCCAGCTCGCCGGCCTGGTCGAGCAGCTGCGCCGCACGCAGCCGGGCGATCTCCTTCTCCGCGTCACGCAGCCGGGTCATGGTCTGCGCGACCCGGTCCGGCAGGTCCGCGCGCGGCGCCTTCAGCAGGTCCGCCAGCTGCGAGACCAGCAGGCTCTCCCTGCTGAGGTAGTTCATCGCGTCGGTGCCGACGAGCGCCTCGACGCGGCGCACCCCGGACCCGATGGACGACTCCCCCAGCAGCTTCACCACGCCGAGCAGCGAGGTGTGCTCGGTGTGCGTGCCGCCGCAGAGCTCGAGCGACCAGTCACCGCCGACGGAGACGACGCGCACCTCGTCGCTGTACTTCTGCCCGAACAGCGCCATCGCGCCCATCCCGAGCGCCTCGTCCTTCGGCATCACCGCCGCCTGGACCTCGAGGTTCTCCACGACCAGGTTGTTGATCCTGTCCTCGGCGTCCTGCACGGCGTTCGCCGCGAGCGACGTCTGCGACGTGAAGTCGAAGCGCAGCCGGCCGGGCGCGTTCTCCGAGCCGGCCTGGGTCGCTGTCTCGCCGAGGATCTCGCGTACCGCCTTGTGCACCATGTGCGTCGCCGTGTGTGACCGGGCGATCGACCGCCGCCTGGTCAGGTCGATCTCGCCGAGCGCGGTGTCGCCGACACGCAGCTCACCCTCGAGGACCTTGCCGCGGTGCACGATCAGCCCCGCGACCGGGGACTGGACGTCCGCCACGTCCACCGTGGCGGTGTCCGTGCGCACCCGGCCGTGGTCGGCGAGCTGACCGCCGCTCTCCGCGTAGAACGGGGTGCGGTCGAGCACCACCTCGACCTGGCTGCCGGGGCCGGCGACGTACACCGACTCGCCGTCGACGAGCAGGCCGAGCACCTTCGCCTCGGCCGACCAGTCGGTGTAGCCGAGGAACTCGCTCCTGCCCGCCGTGCCGAGCAGCCGCGAGTACACGGACATGTCGACGTGGCCGGTCTTCTTCGCCTGCGAGTCCGCCTTCGCCCGCTGCCGCTGCTCGTCCATCAGCGTCGCGAAGCCCGCCTCGTCGACGCTCAGGCCCTGCTCGGCCGCCATCTCCAGGGTGAGGTCGATGGGGAAGCCGTAGGTGTCGTGCAGCTGGAACGCCTCCGCACCGGCCAGCTGGGTACGCCCGGCGCGCTTGGTCTGGCCGACCGCTTGCTCGAAGATCTGGGTCCCGGTGCGCAGCGTCTCGCGGAACGCCTCTTCCTCGTTGTAGACGACCTGCGACACCCGCTGCCAGTCGCGGTCGAGCTCCGGGTACGTCTCCTGCATCTGCGCCTTGGACAGCGGCAGCAGCTCCGGCATGGTCGGCTCGTCCACACCGAGCAGCCGCATCGCTCGTACGGCGCGGCGCAGGATGCGCCGCAGCACGTACCCGCGGCCCTCGTTGCCCGGCACCACGCCGTCACCGACGATCATCAACGCGGTGCGGACGTGGTCGGCGACCACCCGCAGCCGCACGTCGTCCTCGTGGTCCGCGCCGTAGCGCCTGCTCGCCAGGTCCGCCGCCCGGTCGAGCACCGGCCGCACCTGGTCAGTCTCGTACAGGTTCTCGACGCCCTGCAGGATG
This genomic stretch from Streptosporangiales bacterium harbors:
- the ruvX gene encoding Holliday junction resolvase RuvX; translated protein: MRRGARLGVDVGSVRVGVASCDPAGVLASPVATLDRGRGDEQALARLVDERAAIEVVVGLPLSLSGREGPAAAAAREYANALARQIAPVPVRLVDERLSTVTAEHGLRAAGVDGRSRRKVVDRMAAVVILQSALDAERRVGEPPGQIVPGDG
- the alaS gene encoding alanine--tRNA ligase, yielding MRTAEIARRFVRFFEERGHTVVPSAALPFDDPTLLFVNAGMVPFKPYFLGDEQPPYARAVSVQKCVRTLDIDEVGKTTRHASFFQMNGNFSFGDYFKEEAIQFAWELVTKPQSEGGYGFEESRLWPTVYHDDDQAAEIWRRVTGLPEERIQRRGMADNYWSMGVPGPCGPCSEIFYDRGPEYGPDGGPEVDEDRYMELWNLVFMQNIRGEGTGKEDYPILGELPAKNIDTGMGLERVAYILQGVENLYETDQVRPVLDRAADLASRRYGADHEDDVRLRVVADHVRTALMIVGDGVVPGNEGRGYVLRRILRRAVRAMRLLGVDEPTMPELLPLSKAQMQETYPELDRDWQRVSQVVYNEEEAFRETLRTGTQIFEQAVGQTKRAGRTQLAGAEAFQLHDTYGFPIDLTLEMAAEQGLSVDEAGFATLMDEQRQRAKADSQAKKTGHVDMSVYSRLLGTAGRSEFLGYTDWSAEAKVLGLLVDGESVYVAGPGSQVEVVLDRTPFYAESGGQLADHGRVRTDTATVDVADVQSPVAGLIVHRGKVLEGELRVGDTALGEIDLTRRRSIARSHTATHMVHKAVREILGETATQAGSENAPGRLRFDFTSQTSLAANAVQDAEDRINNLVVENLEVQAAVMPKDEALGMGAMALFGQKYSDEVRVVSVGGDWSLELCGGTHTEHTSLLGVVKLLGESSIGSGVRRVEALVGTDAMNYLSRESLLVSQLADLLKAPRADLPDRVAQTMTRLRDAEKEIARLRAAQLLDQAGELADSAADVAGVALVTHRAPDGTTGDDLRKLVTDLRRRFGSRPAVAAVAAVNEERPVLVVAVTDAGRERGLRAGELVGVGANALGGGGGGKDDIAQGGGSRPEAVTDALQAVAALVRERAGGQ